In Anaerolineales bacterium, the following are encoded in one genomic region:
- a CDS encoding NADH-quinone oxidoreductase subunit A: MQNTWIFIGIFVAMAAVFPLLPIVVAKFLAPSKPNAIKLDTYECGMETVGDTWVQFKVQYYIYALIFLIFDIEVAFLFPFAVAFDMLPLFAVVEGIIFILILVGGLFYAWRKGALEWT; encoded by the coding sequence ATGCAAAACACTTGGATATTTATCGGAATTTTTGTCGCTATGGCGGCGGTTTTCCCTCTGCTGCCCATCGTGGTCGCCAAATTCCTGGCGCCAAGCAAGCCCAACGCCATCAAGCTGGACACCTACGAGTGCGGCATGGAAACCGTCGGCGATACTTGGGTGCAGTTTAAGGTGCAGTACTACATTTATGCCCTCATCTTCCTGATCTTTGATATCGAAGTCGCTTTCCTGTTCCCCTTTGCCGTGGCTTTCGATATGCTGCCGCTCTTCGCGGTGGTCGAAGGAATCATCTTTATCCTTATTCTGGTTGGCGGTCTGTTTTACGCCTGGCGCAAAGGCGCCCTGGAATGGACTTAG
- a CDS encoding aldehyde dehydrogenase family protein, whose protein sequence is MAESSKFRLTYATMFDPPEELHTGYEKAVETMRAAAGQDHPMWIGGQDVFTSKKSEDSSPIDTSLILGTFQDGGPAEAELAMQAAKQAAKDWGRRPWQERVALVRKAAEIIDQRVYQIAAVISLEGGKTRMEALADAAETSDLMRYACDQMEANNGFVVEMGQDPLKGYQARNTSKLRPYGVWVVISPFNFPAALTGGPMGAALIAGNTVVYKPAEVTPWTSRLLAECFRDAGFPDGVVNYVTGRGSVVGQALIDNPLTDGVTFTGSVDVGMGIYRSFAAGRYPRPTILEMGGKNPAVVSRNADLERAVQGLYRSAFGNQGQKCSAASRIYVEEPVYEELLAKLAEVTRGLNIGDPTRKEVFLGPVVNQSAYESFKGYTEELSQAGEFVTGGKVLTEGELGKGYFCEPTIAANVPLEHRLWKHEMFLPITMVHKIKNLEEGMALANDVDFGLTAGFYGAPDEAQWFFENIEAGVTYANRPQGATTGAWPGFQPFGGWKGSGSTGKNAGGHYYVQEYMREQVNTVIE, encoded by the coding sequence ATGGCTGAAAGCAGTAAGTTTAGACTTACCTATGCCACCATGTTCGATCCCCCGGAAGAATTGCATACGGGGTACGAAAAGGCAGTGGAAACGATGCGCGCGGCCGCCGGACAAGACCACCCGATGTGGATCGGCGGCCAAGACGTGTTCACCAGCAAGAAATCCGAAGACAGCTCGCCGATCGATACCAGCCTGATATTAGGCACTTTTCAGGATGGCGGCCCGGCCGAGGCCGAACTGGCGATGCAGGCGGCCAAGCAGGCTGCCAAGGACTGGGGCCGGCGGCCCTGGCAGGAGCGCGTGGCGCTGGTGCGCAAAGCGGCCGAGATCATTGACCAGCGCGTCTACCAGATCGCGGCAGTGATCTCGCTGGAAGGCGGCAAGACGCGCATGGAAGCCCTGGCCGACGCGGCCGAGACCTCTGACCTGATGCGCTATGCCTGCGACCAGATGGAAGCCAATAACGGCTTCGTCGTGGAAATGGGCCAGGACCCGCTCAAGGGGTATCAGGCACGCAACACCTCCAAGCTGCGCCCCTATGGCGTTTGGGTGGTGATTAGCCCGTTCAATTTCCCGGCGGCGTTGACCGGCGGCCCGATGGGCGCGGCGCTGATCGCCGGCAACACAGTGGTGTATAAGCCGGCCGAAGTGACCCCGTGGACCTCGCGCCTGCTGGCAGAGTGCTTCCGAGATGCCGGCTTCCCCGACGGCGTGGTCAACTACGTCACCGGCCGCGGCTCCGTAGTGGGCCAGGCACTGATCGACAACCCGCTGACCGACGGGGTGACCTTTACCGGCTCGGTGGATGTGGGCATGGGCATTTACCGCAGCTTTGCGGCGGGCCGCTACCCGCGGCCAACCATCCTGGAGATGGGCGGCAAGAACCCGGCGGTGGTCTCGCGCAATGCCGACCTGGAGCGGGCCGTGCAGGGCCTGTATCGCTCGGCCTTCGGCAACCAGGGCCAGAAGTGCTCGGCAGCCTCACGTATATATGTAGAAGAGCCAGTGTACGAAGAACTGCTGGCCAAACTGGCCGAAGTGACCCGCGGCCTGAACATCGGGGACCCGACCCGCAAAGAAGTCTTCCTGGGCCCGGTGGTCAACCAGAGCGCCTACGAGAGCTTCAAGGGCTACACCGAGGAGCTCTCCCAGGCCGGCGAGTTCGTCACCGGCGGCAAGGTGCTGACCGAGGGCGAGCTGGGCAAGGGCTACTTCTGCGAGCCGACCATTGCGGCCAACGTGCCGCTGGAGCACCGCCTGTGGAAGCACGAGATGTTCCTGCCGATCACCATGGTGCACAAGATCAAGAACCTGGAAGAGGGCATGGCCTTGGCCAACGACGTCGACTTCGGCCTGACCGCCGGCTTCTACGGCGCGCCGGACGAAGCGCAGTGGTTCTTCGAGAACATTGAGGCCGGCGTGACCTACGCCAACCGGCCGCAGGGCGCCACCACCGGCGCCTGGCCCGGCTTCCAGCCGTTCGGCGGCTGGAAGGGTTCCGGCTCCACCGGCAAGAATGCCGGCGGCCATTACTACGTGCAGGAATACATGCGCGAGCAGGTCAACACGGTCATCGAGTAA
- a CDS encoding D-2-hydroxyacid dehydrogenase, producing MSNPKEILIAAPFSPEQMDELRQMAPDYQVRNLPKSDNQSIPEGTWEHAEVLYATRALPTPEQAPKLKWIQFHVAGIDAYLDAPIMAKEGLQVTTLSGANSPQVAEHALTLLLALGHRVPEMLADQGRSHWSAERLTRFVPSELAGSTVGIVGYGSVGQRLAQLLQPFGCTLLASRRDLLNVDKADYQAQGAGDPHGELLRRLYPGKAIRSLLKECDFVVVTVPLTPETRGLLGARQLEAMKPGAFLVDVSRGGVVDHTALAAALDKGQLAGAGLDVFPEEPLPADSPLWAMPNVIVSPHVAGLSAHYTARAFELFKQNLQRYLAGEELISSADLERGY from the coding sequence ATGAGCAATCCGAAAGAAATCCTGATCGCAGCCCCGTTCAGCCCTGAGCAGATGGACGAGCTGCGCCAGATGGCGCCTGACTACCAGGTGCGCAACCTGCCCAAGAGCGACAATCAGTCCATCCCGGAAGGCACCTGGGAGCATGCCGAGGTGCTGTATGCCACCCGCGCCCTGCCCACGCCGGAGCAGGCGCCCAAGCTGAAGTGGATCCAGTTCCATGTGGCCGGGATTGACGCTTACTTGGACGCGCCGATCATGGCCAAGGAAGGCCTGCAGGTCACCACGCTGAGCGGGGCCAACTCGCCCCAAGTGGCAGAGCATGCGCTGACCTTGCTGCTGGCCCTGGGCCACCGCGTGCCGGAAATGCTGGCAGACCAGGGTCGCAGCCACTGGTCTGCAGAACGGTTGACGCGCTTTGTGCCCAGCGAGCTGGCGGGCAGCACCGTGGGCATTGTGGGGTATGGCTCCGTGGGCCAGCGGCTGGCGCAGCTGCTGCAGCCTTTTGGCTGCACGCTGCTGGCCAGTCGCCGCGACCTGTTGAACGTAGACAAGGCCGACTACCAGGCCCAGGGCGCGGGCGACCCACACGGAGAATTGCTGCGACGCCTGTATCCCGGCAAGGCGATCCGCAGCTTATTGAAGGAATGCGACTTCGTGGTGGTGACTGTGCCGCTGACCCCCGAGACGCGCGGCCTGCTCGGCGCCAGGCAGCTGGAAGCGATGAAGCCCGGCGCGTTCCTGGTAGATGTGTCGCGCGGCGGCGTGGTGGACCACACGGCCTTGGCGGCCGCGCTGGACAAGGGCCAGTTGGCCGGCGCCGGCCTGGACGTATTCCCCGAAGAGCCCTTGCCAGCCGACAGCCCGCTGTGGGCCATGCCCAACGTGATCGTCTCTCCCCATGTGGCCGGGCTCAGCGCGCACTACACGGCCCGCGCTTTCGAACTCTTCAAGCAAAACTTGCAGCGCTATCTGGCTGGCGAGGAGTTGATCAGCAGCGCAGACCTTGAACGGGGGTATTGA
- a CDS encoding NADH-quinone oxidoreductase subunit J — MTVEQGIFLFISFLILFSGFMMVTRSNLVHAALYLILVLFGVAVLFVLLNAGFLAVVQIIVYIGAIAILMIFAVMLTRGDVTGEAITMNSVFGWGMLLSSLFGFALIIMLGQWPAVTSLAPALPTGWNELVEIGVAFLSPQGFVIPFEVASVLLLAALIGALYVARAPKKGE, encoded by the coding sequence ATGACTGTTGAACAAGGCATCTTTCTTTTTATCAGCTTCCTCATCCTGTTCTCCGGGTTCATGATGGTGACGCGCTCCAACCTGGTGCATGCCGCGCTCTACCTGATCCTGGTGCTGTTCGGTGTGGCTGTGCTCTTCGTCTTGCTGAACGCCGGCTTCCTGGCGGTCGTGCAGATCATCGTCTACATCGGCGCCATCGCCATCCTGATGATCTTCGCCGTCATGCTCACGCGTGGCGACGTGACCGGCGAGGCGATCACCATGAACAGTGTCTTCGGCTGGGGTATGCTGCTCTCCTCGTTGTTCGGCTTCGCCCTCATTATTATGCTGGGGCAATGGCCGGCGGTCACATCGCTGGCTCCCGCTTTGCCCACTGGTTGGAATGAACTGGTGGAGATTGGTGTGGCTTTCCTCTCCCCGCAAGGCTTTGTGATCCCCTTTGAAGTGGCTTCGGTGCTGCTCCTGGCCGCGCTGATCGGCGCCCTGTATGTTGCCCGCGCGCCCAAGAAGGGTGAGTAG
- a CDS encoding NADH-quinone oxidoreductase subunit M: protein MDFINQNILSLILFSPLLAALVVLLLPGQNKDLARRVAFALSLVPLAFTLIAWFGFGAAPEVDGFRMQEQHVWFPAINASYHLGIDGLSLSMVLLTVILTPLAILASFSVDDKVKAYMALFLALETGMLGVFLSLDLLLFFVFWEIGLVPMYFLIDQWGSKGGERQLWNGIKMPSRRYAAFKFMVYTMAGSLGLLAAIQMLGVVSGSFDLLALYQSWPALTGTLFGYEIGTVKAVAFWAFAVAFAIKVPIWPFHTWLPDAHTEAPTAGSMILAGVLLKLGAYGFLRLVLPLYPEQAQQYAPVLAALATAAIIFGAFSAFAQTDFKRLVAYSSVNHMGFVVLGIAAAAFAAGTESANIAVNGAVLQMFNHGISAAAMFFMVGIIYERTHTRNLEEWGGLFAIVPVFGALLILSSMASLGLPGLNGFVSEFLVVRGAWPIFTFYTALSMLGLLFTGAYILKGIAKSLHGPLNEKWRVAEGHAGHFEDVTRRELLVLSPLVVLMLWLGIWPAWLLDVINQAMLKIFG, encoded by the coding sequence ATGGACTTTATTAATCAAAACATCCTCTCCCTGATTTTGTTCAGCCCCTTGCTGGCGGCTCTGGTGGTGCTTTTGCTGCCTGGGCAGAACAAAGACCTGGCCCGCCGGGTCGCCTTTGCCCTCAGCCTGGTGCCGCTGGCCTTCACGCTGATCGCCTGGTTCGGCTTCGGCGCCGCGCCTGAGGTGGACGGTTTCCGCATGCAGGAACAGCACGTCTGGTTCCCGGCCATCAATGCCAGCTATCACCTCGGCATTGACGGCCTTTCCCTCAGCATGGTGCTGCTCACCGTCATCTTGACCCCGCTGGCCATCCTGGCCTCTTTCAGCGTGGATGACAAGGTCAAGGCCTACATGGCCCTGTTCCTGGCCCTGGAAACCGGCATGCTGGGCGTCTTTCTCTCGCTGGACCTGCTGCTCTTCTTCGTCTTCTGGGAAATTGGCCTGGTGCCGATGTATTTCCTGATCGACCAGTGGGGCAGCAAGGGCGGCGAGCGCCAGCTGTGGAACGGCATCAAGATGCCTTCCCGCCGCTACGCCGCCTTCAAGTTCATGGTCTACACCATGGCGGGCTCCCTGGGCCTGCTGGCCGCCATCCAAATGCTCGGTGTGGTGTCCGGCAGCTTCGACCTGCTGGCCCTCTACCAAAGCTGGCCGGCTCTGACCGGCACGCTTTTTGGCTATGAGATCGGCACGGTCAAGGCCGTGGCCTTCTGGGCTTTCGCCGTCGCCTTCGCCATCAAGGTGCCTATTTGGCCCTTCCACACCTGGCTGCCGGATGCGCACACCGAGGCGCCCACGGCCGGCTCCATGATCCTGGCGGGTGTGCTGCTCAAGCTAGGCGCCTACGGTTTCCTGCGCCTGGTGCTGCCGCTCTACCCGGAGCAGGCCCAGCAGTATGCCCCGGTGCTGGCCGCCCTGGCCACCGCCGCCATCATCTTCGGCGCCTTCTCCGCTTTTGCCCAAACTGACTTCAAGCGCCTGGTGGCTTACTCTTCGGTCAACCACATGGGCTTCGTCGTTCTCGGCATCGCCGCCGCGGCCTTCGCCGCCGGCACCGAAAGCGCCAACATCGCCGTCAACGGCGCCGTGCTGCAGATGTTCAACCACGGCATCTCGGCCGCCGCCATGTTCTTCATGGTCGGCATCATTTACGAACGCACCCACACCCGCAACCTGGAAGAGTGGGGCGGTTTGTTTGCCATCGTGCCGGTCTTCGGCGCGCTGCTGATCCTTAGCTCCATGGCTTCCTTGGGCCTGCCCGGCCTCAATGGCTTTGTTTCGGAATTCTTGGTGGTGCGCGGCGCCTGGCCTATCTTCACGTTCTACACCGCCCTCAGCATGCTCGGCCTGCTCTTTACCGGCGCCTACATTCTGAAAGGCATCGCCAAGAGCCTGCACGGCCCGCTCAACGAGAAGTGGCGTGTGGCCGAAGGCCACGCAGGCCACTTTGAGGATGTCACCCGCCGCGAGCTGCTGGTGCTTTCCCCGCTGGTTGTGCTGATGCTCTGGTTGGGCATTTGGCCGGCCTGGCTGCTGGACGTCATTAATCAAGCCATGTTGAAAATCTTTGGCTAG
- the nuoK gene encoding NADH-quinone oxidoreductase subunit NuoK, which produces MPLSWYLYLAAGLFALGLFGAVARKNAVAILMSVELMLNAVNINIVAFWRYLAPAEIGGQIFAIMVFAVAAAEVAVGLALFISIYNSRKTIAADEINLMKW; this is translated from the coding sequence ATCCCGCTTTCTTGGTACCTCTATCTCGCCGCCGGCCTGTTCGCGCTGGGCCTGTTTGGCGCAGTGGCCCGTAAAAATGCCGTGGCCATTTTGATGAGCGTGGAGCTAATGCTCAACGCCGTCAACATTAATATCGTCGCCTTTTGGCGTTACCTGGCCCCAGCAGAGATTGGCGGCCAGATCTTCGCCATCATGGTCTTCGCCGTGGCCGCCGCCGAAGTGGCTGTGGGCCTGGCGCTGTTTATCTCCATCTACAACAGCCGCAAGACCATCGCGGCCGACGAAATCAATCTGATGAAGTGGTAG
- the nuoH gene encoding NADH-quinone oxidoreductase subunit NuoH, whose translation MSFWQDPVAVIGQWILDLLISLNLPEAWVTFIYTLLGVIVVASFGLILVIFLIWVERKVAARFQDRLGPNRAGPYGLLQTLADIVKLLTKEDVVPEKADRLVFNIAPILSMVAVLLIWAVVPFAPGWIGTDLNVGVLYIAAVGSFGILSVLMAGWSSNNKYALLGAFRAVAQLISYEVPMLLTMLVPVLLARGMGMVHMVTAQDTWFIFLAPAAAVVFLISSIAELGRTPFDLLEAESEIVAGYHTEYTGMKFGLFFAAEFLHAFTVGVLFAIFFLGGWRGPWAEQAPILGLFYLMLKSIFGYFIIMWVRSTLPRIRIDHMLAFNWKFLTPVALALLILTAFLDKIFSETALRIPVLLIANLVVLAIGYVISSAMTRRQAKERVKFKKRPVAKPA comes from the coding sequence ATGTCGTTTTGGCAAGACCCCGTTGCAGTAATTGGTCAATGGATCCTGGACCTGCTGATCAGCCTCAACCTGCCTGAGGCTTGGGTGACCTTCATCTACACGCTGCTGGGTGTGATCGTGGTCGCCTCCTTCGGTTTGATCCTGGTCATCTTCCTTATCTGGGTGGAGCGCAAAGTCGCTGCCCGCTTTCAGGACCGCCTGGGTCCCAACCGCGCCGGCCCTTATGGCTTGCTGCAGACCCTGGCGGACATCGTCAAGCTCCTGACAAAGGAGGACGTCGTCCCTGAGAAGGCGGACCGGCTGGTCTTCAATATCGCGCCGATCCTTTCCATGGTGGCGGTGCTGCTCATCTGGGCTGTGGTGCCCTTTGCCCCCGGCTGGATCGGCACCGACTTGAATGTCGGCGTGCTCTACATCGCCGCGGTCGGCTCTTTCGGCATCCTCTCGGTGCTGATGGCGGGCTGGTCCTCCAACAACAAGTACGCCCTGCTGGGCGCCTTTCGCGCCGTGGCGCAGCTGATCTCCTATGAAGTGCCCATGCTGCTGACCATGCTGGTGCCGGTGCTGCTGGCACGCGGCATGGGTATGGTGCACATGGTCACCGCCCAGGACACCTGGTTCATTTTCCTGGCCCCCGCCGCCGCAGTCGTCTTCCTGATCTCCTCCATCGCCGAGTTGGGCCGCACGCCCTTTGACCTGCTCGAAGCCGAATCTGAGATCGTGGCCGGCTACCACACCGAATACACCGGCATGAAGTTCGGCCTGTTCTTTGCCGCCGAATTCCTGCATGCCTTCACGGTCGGCGTGCTCTTCGCCATCTTCTTCCTGGGCGGTTGGCGCGGCCCGTGGGCGGAGCAGGCCCCCATTCTGGGTCTCTTCTACCTGATGCTTAAGAGCATCTTCGGCTACTTCATTATCATGTGGGTGCGCAGCACGCTGCCGCGTATCCGCATCGACCACATGCTGGCCTTCAACTGGAAGTTCCTCACCCCGGTGGCGCTGGCTTTGCTGATCCTCACCGCCTTCCTGGACAAGATCTTCTCCGAGACTGCGCTGCGCATTCCGGTCTTGCTCATCGCCAATCTGGTGGTGCTGGCGATTGGCTACGTGATCAGCTCGGCCATGACCCGCCGTCAGGCCAAAGAGCGCGTCAAGTTCAAGAAACGCCCGGTGGCCAAGCCGGCTTAG
- the nuoL gene encoding NADH-quinone oxidoreductase subunit L — protein MTTETLIWLIPLPPLLAFFLILLFTRRNNALSHTVGVAAAAISWLLGMLVFIAALGVDHFGEHVFASAINWLPLADGFLSIGVMIDPLSAIVLFFVNWTVLMIFIYSIGYHNFGQPVGDHDHPGLPPHGAKDAKHPGHTVPSIEPMYARFFAFIALFAFGMYTLVVSDNLLTLFVGWEIMGLCSYLLIGFWYAKPSARDAAMKAFMTTRIGDVFMLLGIVALYAATGTLNFRDILYNAEVLDMLAHSPSFIGGLSLAGLISILLFIGTVGKSAQWPLHVWLPDAMEGPTPVSAMIHAATMVSAGIYMVLRMFPLISAGWHHGELTTAMTIMAFIGAFTALFAATIAVAQRDIKRVLAYSTISQLGYMIAALGIGAYVAAAFHLVTHAFFKALLFLGSGSVIHGVEHGVLHTGDHKVDPQDMFNMGGLKDKMPITFWTFLIGGLALSGFPLLTSGFWSKDEILADAFAHGHFAVFVVLALAALLTAFYTMRQITLTFLGKPRTKEAEHASENVPSMTVPLVVLSVFAVAAGWVGIPEHFPLIGGLLPNWFHHFLGGALLEHPSAVDFNWIPLIVSLVVALGGLGLGYLVYRNAGQTDPLRKALGPVYTLLENKYYFDELYQRIFVKPAQAFSENFSYRFLDGVVIDGLLHRAARGAMGLGLIFRNKFEGPVIDYAADLLARITQAAGRLLRIIQTGQVQQYLLWVALVVFGGFFYYLLNILQ, from the coding sequence GTGACGACTGAAACACTGATCTGGTTAATCCCGCTGCCGCCCCTGCTGGCGTTCTTCCTTATTCTGCTCTTCACGCGCCGCAACAACGCCCTCAGTCATACGGTGGGCGTGGCCGCTGCCGCCATTTCCTGGCTGCTGGGCATGCTGGTCTTCATCGCTGCGCTGGGTGTGGACCACTTTGGCGAGCACGTCTTCGCCTCGGCCATCAACTGGCTGCCCCTGGCGGACGGCTTCTTGTCGATCGGCGTGATGATCGACCCGCTCTCAGCCATCGTCCTGTTCTTCGTGAACTGGACCGTGCTGATGATCTTCATCTACAGCATCGGCTATCACAACTTCGGCCAACCGGTAGGAGACCACGACCACCCCGGCCTGCCGCCGCACGGCGCCAAGGATGCGAAGCATCCAGGGCACACGGTGCCCTCCATCGAGCCGATGTATGCGCGCTTCTTCGCTTTCATCGCTTTGTTCGCCTTCGGCATGTACACCCTGGTGGTCTCAGACAACCTACTGACCCTCTTTGTGGGCTGGGAGATCATGGGTTTGTGTTCTTACCTGCTGATCGGCTTCTGGTATGCCAAGCCCTCCGCCCGCGATGCGGCCATGAAAGCCTTCATGACCACCCGCATCGGTGACGTCTTCATGCTGCTGGGCATCGTGGCGCTGTACGCCGCCACCGGCACCCTCAATTTCCGTGACATTCTCTACAACGCCGAGGTGCTGGACATGCTGGCCCACAGCCCCAGCTTCATCGGCGGGCTGTCGCTGGCCGGGCTGATCAGCATTCTGCTCTTCATCGGCACGGTGGGCAAATCAGCCCAGTGGCCGCTGCACGTCTGGCTGCCGGACGCCATGGAAGGCCCGACCCCGGTTTCGGCCATGATCCATGCCGCCACCATGGTCTCGGCCGGCATTTATATGGTGCTGCGCATGTTCCCGCTCATCTCCGCCGGCTGGCACCACGGCGAGCTGACCACCGCCATGACCATCATGGCCTTCATCGGCGCCTTCACGGCGCTCTTCGCCGCCACCATCGCCGTGGCCCAGCGCGACATCAAGCGTGTCCTGGCCTACTCCACCATTTCGCAGCTGGGCTACATGATCGCCGCCCTCGGCATTGGCGCTTACGTGGCGGCCGCCTTCCACCTGGTTACCCACGCCTTCTTCAAGGCGCTGCTCTTCCTCGGTTCCGGTTCGGTCATCCACGGCGTGGAGCACGGCGTGCTGCATACCGGCGACCACAAAGTCGACCCGCAGGACATGTTCAATATGGGCGGCCTGAAGGACAAGATGCCCATCACTTTCTGGACTTTCCTGATCGGCGGGTTGGCTCTTTCCGGCTTCCCGCTGCTCACCTCGGGCTTCTGGTCCAAAGACGAGATTCTGGCCGACGCGTTTGCTCACGGCCATTTCGCTGTTTTCGTTGTCCTGGCCCTGGCGGCGCTGCTCACCGCCTTCTACACCATGCGCCAGATCACGCTGACCTTCCTCGGCAAGCCGCGCACCAAGGAAGCCGAGCATGCCAGCGAGAATGTCCCGTCCATGACCGTGCCGCTGGTTGTGCTCTCGGTCTTTGCCGTGGCCGCCGGCTGGGTCGGCATCCCCGAGCACTTCCCGCTCATCGGCGGCTTGCTGCCCAACTGGTTCCACCACTTCCTGGGTGGCGCGCTGCTGGAGCATCCCTCCGCCGTGGACTTCAACTGGATCCCGCTGATCGTCTCGCTGGTGGTGGCTCTCGGCGGCTTGGGCCTGGGTTATCTGGTCTATCGCAATGCCGGCCAGACCGACCCGCTGCGCAAGGCGCTGGGCCCGGTCTACACCCTGCTGGAAAACAAGTACTACTTCGACGAGCTCTACCAGCGCATCTTTGTCAAACCCGCTCAGGCTTTTTCCGAGAACTTCAGCTATCGCTTCCTGGACGGCGTGGTGATTGACGGCCTGCTGCACCGGGCCGCCCGCGGCGCTATGGGCCTGGGCCTCATCTTCCGCAACAAGTTTGAAGGCCCCGTGATCGACTACGCAGCCGATTTGCTGGCGAGGATCACCCAGGCCGCCGGCCGCCTGCTGCGCATCATCCAAACTGGCCAGGTGCAGCAGTACCTGCTGTGGGTGGCGCTGGTGGTCTTTGGCGGTTTCTTCTATTACCTGCTCAACATTTTGCAATAG
- a CDS encoding HAD family hydrolase has protein sequence MASEIKAVIFDLGGTLIYSDEVWPDLMQTAMRELLSYLQDQGLPLKEDGFLKEFHARLQDYYVQRDAEFVEYTTAHVLRTLLADMEQPALTEEQMNTALRQLYAVSQAHWQPEEDALPTLDQLQAAGYRMAIISNASDDADVQTLVDKAGLRGYMDFVLSSAACGIRKPNPLIFQTGLDEWGLAPAQVAMVGDTLGADILGARNAGLYSIWITRRADKAANRDHDETIQPDAVIATLAELPGLLSNR, from the coding sequence ATGGCTTCAGAAATCAAGGCGGTGATCTTCGACCTGGGCGGCACCCTGATCTATAGCGATGAGGTCTGGCCGGACCTGATGCAAACGGCCATGCGGGAATTGCTTAGCTATTTGCAAGACCAGGGCCTGCCTTTAAAGGAAGATGGCTTTCTGAAAGAATTCCACGCCCGTTTGCAAGACTATTACGTCCAACGCGATGCGGAATTTGTGGAGTACACCACCGCGCATGTTTTGCGCACCTTGCTGGCGGATATGGAGCAACCGGCCCTGACTGAGGAGCAAATGAATACCGCGCTGCGCCAGTTGTATGCCGTCTCTCAGGCGCATTGGCAGCCCGAAGAAGATGCCCTGCCCACGCTCGATCAGCTGCAGGCCGCCGGCTACCGCATGGCCATTATCTCCAACGCCAGCGACGACGCCGATGTGCAAACCCTGGTGGACAAGGCTGGCCTGCGCGGTTATATGGACTTCGTGCTGAGCTCGGCGGCTTGCGGCATCCGCAAGCCTAACCCGCTGATCTTCCAGACCGGGCTGGACGAATGGGGCTTGGCCCCCGCCCAGGTGGCCATGGTGGGCGACACGCTGGGCGCCGACATTCTGGGAGCGCGCAATGCCGGCTTGTACAGCATCTGGATCACGCGGCGGGCCGACAAAGCGGCCAACCGCGACCACGACGAGACCATCCAGCCGGATGCGGTGATCGCCACGTTGGCTGAACTGCCTGGGCTGCTAAGCAACCGCTAA